The following are from one region of the Nicotiana tomentosiformis chromosome 7, ASM39032v3, whole genome shotgun sequence genome:
- the LOC104087438 gene encoding alpha-glucan phosphorylase, H isozyme isoform X3: MSMETSSAKFNGNISDVSAVAQPLAEEPTEIASNIKYHARYTPHFSPSKFEPEQAYYATADSVRDRLINQWNDTYLHYDKVNPKQTYYLSMEYLQGRALTNAIGNLDFRDAYADALKKLGHELEEVVEQEKDAALGNGGLGRLASCFLDSMATLNLPAWGYGLRYKYGLFKQIITKAGQEEVAEDWLEKFSPWEVVRHDVVFPVRFFGDVEVHPSGSRKWVGGEVIQAIAYDVPIPGYRTKNTNSLRLWDAKASSEDLNLFQFNDGQYESAAQLHSRAQQICAVLYPGDATENGKLLRLKQQFLLCSASLQDIIARFKEREDGKGAHHWSEFPKKVAIQLNDTHPTLAIPELMRLLMDDEGLGWDEAWGITTRAIAYTNHTVLPEALEKWSQAVMWKLLPRHMEIIEEIDRRFVASVQSERPDLENKIPSMRILDHNAQKPVVRMANLCVVSSHTVNGVAKLHSDILKAELFADYVSVWPTKFQNKTNGITPRRWIHFCSPELSNIITKWLKTDQWVTNLELLANLREFADNAELHAEWESAKMANKQRLAQYVLRVTGVSIDPDTLFDIQVKRIHEYKRQLLNVLGVVYRYKRLKEMSPQERNNTTPRTVMIGGKAFATYTNAKRIVKLVTDVGDVINSDPDINNYLKVVFVPNYNVSVAEMLIPGSELSQHISTAGMEASGTSNMKFALNGCLILGTLDGANVEIREEIGEENFFLFGATADEVPRLRKEREDGLGQEKMDKDVYTEHRWEWQI; the protein is encoded by the exons ATGAGCATGGAAACTAGTAGCGCAAAATTCAATGGTAATATAAGTGATGTGTCAGCTGTTGCTCAACCACTGGCTGAAGAACCAACTGAGATTGCATCTAACATCAAGTATCATGCTCGTTATACTCCTCATTTTTCTCCTTCCAAGTTTGAGCCTGAACAAGCATACTATGCTACTGCTGACAGTGTTCGTGATCGCTTAATCAAT CAATGGAATGACACCTATCTTCATTATGACAAAGTTAATCCAAAGCAAACATACTACTTATCCATGGAGTATCTCCAGGGAAGAGCTTTGACCAATGCCATTGGAAACCTAGACTTCCGCGATGCATATGCTGATGCTTTAAAGAAACTGGGTCATGAGCTTGAGGAGGTCgttgagcag GAAAAAGATGCAGCATTAGGAAATGGTGGTTTAGGAAGGCTTGCTTCATGCTTTCTTGATTCCATGGCCACATTAAACTTGCCAGCATGGGGTTATGGCTTGAGGTacaaatatggactttttaagCAGATTATCACCAAGGCTGGGCAAGAAGAAGTTGCTGAAGATTGGTTGGAG AAATTTAGTCCCTGGGAAGTTGTAAGACATGATGTTGTCTTTCCTGTCAGGTTTTTTGGTGATGTTGAGGTCCACCCTTCTGGCTC GCGAAAATGGGTTGGTGGAGAGGTCATACAGGCTATTGCATATGATGTACCAATTCCAGGATACAGAACTAAAAACACTAATAGTCTTCGTCTCTGGGATGCCAAAGCCAGCTCTGAGGATCTCAACTTATTTCAGTTTAATGATGGACAGTATGAATCTGCTGCACAGCTTCATTCTAGGGCTCAGCAG ATTTGTGCTGTTCTTTACCCTGGGGATGCTACAGAGAATGGAAAACTATTACGACTAAAGCAACAATTTTTGCTTTGCAGTGCATCGCTTCAG GATATTATTGCCAGATTCAAAGAGAGAGAAGATGGAAAGGGAGCTCACCATTGGTCTGAATTTCCCAAGAAGGTCGCAATACAACTAAATGACACAcatccaactcttgcaataccagAGCTGATGCGGTTATTAATGGATGATGAAGGACTTGGGTGGGATGAAGCTTGGGGTATTACTACGAG GGCAATTGCCTACACAAATCATACAGTCCTACCTGAAGCACTGGAGAAATGGTCGCAAGCAGTCATGTGGAAACTCCTACCTCGACATATGGAAATCATTGAAGAAATTGATAGACGG TTTGTTGCTTCAGTACAGTCAGAAAGACCCGATCTTGAGAATAAGATTCCTAGCATGCGCATTTTGGATCACAATGCACAGAAGCCTGTTGTGCGTATGGCTAACTTGTGTGTTGTCTCTTCGCATACG GTGAATGGTGTTGCTAAGCTGCACAGTGACATCCTCAAGGCTGAGTTATTTGCTGATTATGTCTCTGTATGGCCCACCAAGTTCCAGAATAAGACCAATGGTATAACTCCCCGTAGATGGATCCATTTTTGTAGTCCAGAGCTGAGTAATATAATCACCAAGTGGTTAAAAACAGATCAGTGGGTGACGAACCTCGAACTGCTTGCTAATCTTCGGGAg TTTGCTGACAATGCAGAACTCCATGCTGAATGGGAATCGGCTAAGATGGCCAACAAGCAGCGTTTGGCACAGTATGTTCTGCGAGTGACAGGTGTGAGCATTGACCCAGATACCCTTTTTGACATACAAGTCAAgcgtattcatgaatacaaaagGCAGCTTCTTAATGTTCTGGGTGTCGTCTACAGATACAAGAGGCTGAAG GAAATGAGCCCACAAGAGCGGAATAATACGACTCCTCGCACGGTCATGATTGGAGGAAAAGCATTTGCAACATATACAAATGCAAAAAGAATTGTAAAGCTGGTGACTGATGTTGGCGACGTTATCAACAGTGACCCTGACATCAATAATTATTTGAAG GTGGTATTCGTTCCCAATTATAATGTATCAGTGGCAGAGATGCTTATTCCGGGAAGTGAGCTATCACAACACATCAGTACTGCAGGCATGGAAGCAAGTGGAACAAGCAACATGAAATTTGCACTTAATGGATGCCTTATTTTAGGGACACTAGATGGAGCCAATGTGGAAATCAGGGAGGAAATTGGAGAAGAAAACTTCTTTCTTTTTGGTGCAACAGCTGATGAAGTTCCCCGACTGCGGAAAGAACGAGAGGATGGACTG GGACAGGAGAAGATGGATAAAGATGTCTATACTGAGCACCGCTGGGAGTGGCAAATTTAG
- the LOC104087438 gene encoding alpha-glucan phosphorylase, H isozyme isoform X2 — MYATYQQWNDTYLHYDKVNPKQTYYLSMEYLQGRALTNAIGNLDFRDAYADALKKLGHELEEVVEQEKDAALGNGGLGRLASCFLDSMATLNLPAWGYGLRYKYGLFKQIITKAGQEEVAEDWLEKFSPWEVVRHDVVFPVRFFGDVEVHPSGSRKWVGGEVIQAIAYDVPIPGYRTKNTNSLRLWDAKASSEDLNLFQFNDGQYESAAQLHSRAQQICAVLYPGDATENGKLLRLKQQFLLCSASLQDIIARFKEREDGKGAHHWSEFPKKVAIQLNDTHPTLAIPELMRLLMDDEGLGWDEAWGITTRAIAYTNHTVLPEALEKWSQAVMWKLLPRHMEIIEEIDRRFVASVQSERPDLENKIPSMRILDHNAQKPVVRMANLCVVSSHTVNGVAKLHSDILKAELFADYVSVWPTKFQNKTNGITPRRWIHFCSPELSNIITKWLKTDQWVTNLELLANLREFADNAELHAEWESAKMANKQRLAQYVLRVTGVSIDPDTLFDIQVKRIHEYKRQLLNVLGVVYRYKRLKEMSPQERNNTTPRTVMIGGKAFATYTNAKRIVKLVTDVGDVINSDPDINNYLKVVFVPNYNVSVAEMLIPGSELSQHISTAGMEASGTSNMKFALNGCLILGTLDGANVEIREEIGEENFFLFGATADEVPRLRKEREDGLFKPDPRFEEAKQFIRSGAFGTYDYNPLLESLEGNSGYGRGDYFLVGHDFPSYMDAQARVDEAYKDRRRWIKMSILSTAGSGKFSSDRTISQYAKEIWNIAECRVP; from the exons ATGTATGCGACCTATCAG CAATGGAATGACACCTATCTTCATTATGACAAAGTTAATCCAAAGCAAACATACTACTTATCCATGGAGTATCTCCAGGGAAGAGCTTTGACCAATGCCATTGGAAACCTAGACTTCCGCGATGCATATGCTGATGCTTTAAAGAAACTGGGTCATGAGCTTGAGGAGGTCgttgagcag GAAAAAGATGCAGCATTAGGAAATGGTGGTTTAGGAAGGCTTGCTTCATGCTTTCTTGATTCCATGGCCACATTAAACTTGCCAGCATGGGGTTATGGCTTGAGGTacaaatatggactttttaagCAGATTATCACCAAGGCTGGGCAAGAAGAAGTTGCTGAAGATTGGTTGGAG AAATTTAGTCCCTGGGAAGTTGTAAGACATGATGTTGTCTTTCCTGTCAGGTTTTTTGGTGATGTTGAGGTCCACCCTTCTGGCTC GCGAAAATGGGTTGGTGGAGAGGTCATACAGGCTATTGCATATGATGTACCAATTCCAGGATACAGAACTAAAAACACTAATAGTCTTCGTCTCTGGGATGCCAAAGCCAGCTCTGAGGATCTCAACTTATTTCAGTTTAATGATGGACAGTATGAATCTGCTGCACAGCTTCATTCTAGGGCTCAGCAG ATTTGTGCTGTTCTTTACCCTGGGGATGCTACAGAGAATGGAAAACTATTACGACTAAAGCAACAATTTTTGCTTTGCAGTGCATCGCTTCAG GATATTATTGCCAGATTCAAAGAGAGAGAAGATGGAAAGGGAGCTCACCATTGGTCTGAATTTCCCAAGAAGGTCGCAATACAACTAAATGACACAcatccaactcttgcaataccagAGCTGATGCGGTTATTAATGGATGATGAAGGACTTGGGTGGGATGAAGCTTGGGGTATTACTACGAG GGCAATTGCCTACACAAATCATACAGTCCTACCTGAAGCACTGGAGAAATGGTCGCAAGCAGTCATGTGGAAACTCCTACCTCGACATATGGAAATCATTGAAGAAATTGATAGACGG TTTGTTGCTTCAGTACAGTCAGAAAGACCCGATCTTGAGAATAAGATTCCTAGCATGCGCATTTTGGATCACAATGCACAGAAGCCTGTTGTGCGTATGGCTAACTTGTGTGTTGTCTCTTCGCATACG GTGAATGGTGTTGCTAAGCTGCACAGTGACATCCTCAAGGCTGAGTTATTTGCTGATTATGTCTCTGTATGGCCCACCAAGTTCCAGAATAAGACCAATGGTATAACTCCCCGTAGATGGATCCATTTTTGTAGTCCAGAGCTGAGTAATATAATCACCAAGTGGTTAAAAACAGATCAGTGGGTGACGAACCTCGAACTGCTTGCTAATCTTCGGGAg TTTGCTGACAATGCAGAACTCCATGCTGAATGGGAATCGGCTAAGATGGCCAACAAGCAGCGTTTGGCACAGTATGTTCTGCGAGTGACAGGTGTGAGCATTGACCCAGATACCCTTTTTGACATACAAGTCAAgcgtattcatgaatacaaaagGCAGCTTCTTAATGTTCTGGGTGTCGTCTACAGATACAAGAGGCTGAAG GAAATGAGCCCACAAGAGCGGAATAATACGACTCCTCGCACGGTCATGATTGGAGGAAAAGCATTTGCAACATATACAAATGCAAAAAGAATTGTAAAGCTGGTGACTGATGTTGGCGACGTTATCAACAGTGACCCTGACATCAATAATTATTTGAAG GTGGTATTCGTTCCCAATTATAATGTATCAGTGGCAGAGATGCTTATTCCGGGAAGTGAGCTATCACAACACATCAGTACTGCAGGCATGGAAGCAAGTGGAACAAGCAACATGAAATTTGCACTTAATGGATGCCTTATTTTAGGGACACTAGATGGAGCCAATGTGGAAATCAGGGAGGAAATTGGAGAAGAAAACTTCTTTCTTTTTGGTGCAACAGCTGATGAAGTTCCCCGACTGCGGAAAGAACGAGAGGATGGACTG TTCAAACCTGATCCTCGGTTTGAAGAGGCCAAGCAATTTATAAGGAGTGGAGCATTTGGGACCTATGATTATAATCCTCTCCTTGAGTCGCTAGAAGGGAACTCTGGCTATGGTCGTGGTGACTATTTTCTTGTTGGCCATGATTTTCCGAGCTACATGGATGCTCAGGCAAGAGTAGATGAAGCTTACAA GGACAGGAGAAGATGGATAAAGATGTCTATACTGAGCACCGCTGGGAGTGGCAAATTTAGTAGTGACCGTACAATTTCTCAATATGCAAAAGAGATCTGGAATATTGCAGAGTGCCGCGTACCTTAA
- the LOC104087438 gene encoding alpha-glucan phosphorylase, H isozyme isoform X1, translated as MSMETSSAKFNGNISDVSAVAQPLAEEPTEIASNIKYHARYTPHFSPSKFEPEQAYYATADSVRDRLINQWNDTYLHYDKVNPKQTYYLSMEYLQGRALTNAIGNLDFRDAYADALKKLGHELEEVVEQEKDAALGNGGLGRLASCFLDSMATLNLPAWGYGLRYKYGLFKQIITKAGQEEVAEDWLEKFSPWEVVRHDVVFPVRFFGDVEVHPSGSRKWVGGEVIQAIAYDVPIPGYRTKNTNSLRLWDAKASSEDLNLFQFNDGQYESAAQLHSRAQQICAVLYPGDATENGKLLRLKQQFLLCSASLQDIIARFKEREDGKGAHHWSEFPKKVAIQLNDTHPTLAIPELMRLLMDDEGLGWDEAWGITTRAIAYTNHTVLPEALEKWSQAVMWKLLPRHMEIIEEIDRRFVASVQSERPDLENKIPSMRILDHNAQKPVVRMANLCVVSSHTVNGVAKLHSDILKAELFADYVSVWPTKFQNKTNGITPRRWIHFCSPELSNIITKWLKTDQWVTNLELLANLREFADNAELHAEWESAKMANKQRLAQYVLRVTGVSIDPDTLFDIQVKRIHEYKRQLLNVLGVVYRYKRLKEMSPQERNNTTPRTVMIGGKAFATYTNAKRIVKLVTDVGDVINSDPDINNYLKVVFVPNYNVSVAEMLIPGSELSQHISTAGMEASGTSNMKFALNGCLILGTLDGANVEIREEIGEENFFLFGATADEVPRLRKEREDGLFKPDPRFEEAKQFIRSGAFGTYDYNPLLESLEGNSGYGRGDYFLVGHDFPSYMDAQARVDEAYKDRRRWIKMSILSTAGSGKFSSDRTISQYAKEIWNIAECRVP; from the exons ATGAGCATGGAAACTAGTAGCGCAAAATTCAATGGTAATATAAGTGATGTGTCAGCTGTTGCTCAACCACTGGCTGAAGAACCAACTGAGATTGCATCTAACATCAAGTATCATGCTCGTTATACTCCTCATTTTTCTCCTTCCAAGTTTGAGCCTGAACAAGCATACTATGCTACTGCTGACAGTGTTCGTGATCGCTTAATCAAT CAATGGAATGACACCTATCTTCATTATGACAAAGTTAATCCAAAGCAAACATACTACTTATCCATGGAGTATCTCCAGGGAAGAGCTTTGACCAATGCCATTGGAAACCTAGACTTCCGCGATGCATATGCTGATGCTTTAAAGAAACTGGGTCATGAGCTTGAGGAGGTCgttgagcag GAAAAAGATGCAGCATTAGGAAATGGTGGTTTAGGAAGGCTTGCTTCATGCTTTCTTGATTCCATGGCCACATTAAACTTGCCAGCATGGGGTTATGGCTTGAGGTacaaatatggactttttaagCAGATTATCACCAAGGCTGGGCAAGAAGAAGTTGCTGAAGATTGGTTGGAG AAATTTAGTCCCTGGGAAGTTGTAAGACATGATGTTGTCTTTCCTGTCAGGTTTTTTGGTGATGTTGAGGTCCACCCTTCTGGCTC GCGAAAATGGGTTGGTGGAGAGGTCATACAGGCTATTGCATATGATGTACCAATTCCAGGATACAGAACTAAAAACACTAATAGTCTTCGTCTCTGGGATGCCAAAGCCAGCTCTGAGGATCTCAACTTATTTCAGTTTAATGATGGACAGTATGAATCTGCTGCACAGCTTCATTCTAGGGCTCAGCAG ATTTGTGCTGTTCTTTACCCTGGGGATGCTACAGAGAATGGAAAACTATTACGACTAAAGCAACAATTTTTGCTTTGCAGTGCATCGCTTCAG GATATTATTGCCAGATTCAAAGAGAGAGAAGATGGAAAGGGAGCTCACCATTGGTCTGAATTTCCCAAGAAGGTCGCAATACAACTAAATGACACAcatccaactcttgcaataccagAGCTGATGCGGTTATTAATGGATGATGAAGGACTTGGGTGGGATGAAGCTTGGGGTATTACTACGAG GGCAATTGCCTACACAAATCATACAGTCCTACCTGAAGCACTGGAGAAATGGTCGCAAGCAGTCATGTGGAAACTCCTACCTCGACATATGGAAATCATTGAAGAAATTGATAGACGG TTTGTTGCTTCAGTACAGTCAGAAAGACCCGATCTTGAGAATAAGATTCCTAGCATGCGCATTTTGGATCACAATGCACAGAAGCCTGTTGTGCGTATGGCTAACTTGTGTGTTGTCTCTTCGCATACG GTGAATGGTGTTGCTAAGCTGCACAGTGACATCCTCAAGGCTGAGTTATTTGCTGATTATGTCTCTGTATGGCCCACCAAGTTCCAGAATAAGACCAATGGTATAACTCCCCGTAGATGGATCCATTTTTGTAGTCCAGAGCTGAGTAATATAATCACCAAGTGGTTAAAAACAGATCAGTGGGTGACGAACCTCGAACTGCTTGCTAATCTTCGGGAg TTTGCTGACAATGCAGAACTCCATGCTGAATGGGAATCGGCTAAGATGGCCAACAAGCAGCGTTTGGCACAGTATGTTCTGCGAGTGACAGGTGTGAGCATTGACCCAGATACCCTTTTTGACATACAAGTCAAgcgtattcatgaatacaaaagGCAGCTTCTTAATGTTCTGGGTGTCGTCTACAGATACAAGAGGCTGAAG GAAATGAGCCCACAAGAGCGGAATAATACGACTCCTCGCACGGTCATGATTGGAGGAAAAGCATTTGCAACATATACAAATGCAAAAAGAATTGTAAAGCTGGTGACTGATGTTGGCGACGTTATCAACAGTGACCCTGACATCAATAATTATTTGAAG GTGGTATTCGTTCCCAATTATAATGTATCAGTGGCAGAGATGCTTATTCCGGGAAGTGAGCTATCACAACACATCAGTACTGCAGGCATGGAAGCAAGTGGAACAAGCAACATGAAATTTGCACTTAATGGATGCCTTATTTTAGGGACACTAGATGGAGCCAATGTGGAAATCAGGGAGGAAATTGGAGAAGAAAACTTCTTTCTTTTTGGTGCAACAGCTGATGAAGTTCCCCGACTGCGGAAAGAACGAGAGGATGGACTG TTCAAACCTGATCCTCGGTTTGAAGAGGCCAAGCAATTTATAAGGAGTGGAGCATTTGGGACCTATGATTATAATCCTCTCCTTGAGTCGCTAGAAGGGAACTCTGGCTATGGTCGTGGTGACTATTTTCTTGTTGGCCATGATTTTCCGAGCTACATGGATGCTCAGGCAAGAGTAGATGAAGCTTACAA GGACAGGAGAAGATGGATAAAGATGTCTATACTGAGCACCGCTGGGAGTGGCAAATTTAGTAGTGACCGTACAATTTCTCAATATGCAAAAGAGATCTGGAATATTGCAGAGTGCCGCGTACCTTAA